The following proteins are co-located in the Clostridiales bacterium genome:
- the rocF gene encoding arginase produces the protein MNNTIEKIHVIGMQMDLGASKRGVNMGPLAIRYSGLMEKLEELSFSASDKGDILAGDPDPSNPKLKNFKPIFEANRSLFEKVTTSLKEGAFPVILGGDHSVAAGSISATNQFYKKVGIIWIDAHGDFNNEESSPSGNMHGMPLSAVTGFGPASMVAFSGSDQYVDPQNVAVVGGRDIDPGERKRMAESGIHVFSIHDVDRLGMAEVMKRAIEVAGNGTAGIHVSFDVDAITPQEAPGVGTPVHSGLTVREAFLAAELIAESGKLIALDMVEINPILDEKNRTGILACELILSLLGKSVY, from the coding sequence ATGAACAATACGATAGAAAAAATTCATGTAATTGGCATGCAGATGGATCTTGGGGCATCCAAGCGGGGTGTAAATATGGGACCTTTGGCCATCCGATATTCGGGGCTGATGGAAAAGCTGGAAGAACTGAGTTTTTCCGCTTCAGACAAAGGCGATATTCTGGCAGGCGATCCTGATCCTTCAAATCCTAAATTAAAAAACTTCAAACCCATTTTCGAAGCCAACAGAAGCCTGTTTGAAAAAGTCACTACTTCGCTGAAGGAAGGCGCCTTTCCAGTTATATTAGGCGGAGATCATTCTGTCGCAGCGGGAAGTATTTCTGCGACGAATCAGTTCTACAAGAAAGTCGGAATCATCTGGATTGACGCGCATGGAGACTTTAACAACGAAGAAAGTTCTCCCAGTGGAAATATGCACGGAATGCCCCTTTCCGCTGTTACAGGTTTTGGCCCCGCTTCAATGGTTGCATTCAGCGGATCTGATCAATATGTGGATCCTCAAAATGTGGCGGTCGTGGGAGGAAGAGACATTGACCCAGGTGAGAGAAAACGCATGGCCGAATCCGGAATTCACGTATTCTCCATTCATGATGTGGACCGCCTTGGAATGGCTGAAGTGATGAAAAGAGCCATCGAGGTTGCTGGAAACGGAACCGCCGGAATTCACGTCAGCTTTGATGTCGATGCAATCACGCCGCAGGAAGCACCTGGTGTCGGAACTCCTGTCCACAGCGGACTTACCGTACGAGAAGCCTTTTTAGCCGCAGAGTTAATCGCCGAATCAGGAAAGCTGATCGCACTGGATATGGTTGAAATAAATCCTATCCTTGACGAAAAGAACCGTACTGGAATCCTCGCATGTGAGCTAATCCTATCCTTGCTAGGCAAATCCGTATATTAA
- a CDS encoding prephenate dehydrogenase: MKIGIVGLGLIGGSIAKAIKQNTEHKVFGTDLQESVIYKAILLEAIDEKLTEEVMPQCDIIILALYPAAAIGFVQEHQSELKRGAVVIDCCGVKSAVCREIQPIADEKGFVYVGGHPMAGIEYSGFEHSQKNLFKHASMILTPQRDMSIQDMDQLKRFWMSLGFNHVEISTPEEHDQIIAFTSQLAHVVSSAYVKSPTSIRHKGFSAGSYKDLSRVAKLNENMWTELFLLNRENLAEEINGMIERLQEYRDAIQAGNEKDLWDLLHEGTERKILIDG; encoded by the coding sequence ATGAAGATAGGTATTGTTGGCTTAGGGCTCATTGGAGGCTCCATCGCCAAAGCGATCAAACAGAACACAGAGCATAAAGTCTTTGGTACTGACCTGCAGGAATCCGTCATCTACAAGGCAATTCTTCTGGAAGCCATCGATGAAAAGCTCACAGAAGAAGTAATGCCGCAATGTGATATTATAATCCTTGCACTCTATCCTGCTGCAGCAATAGGCTTTGTGCAGGAACATCAAAGTGAACTAAAAAGAGGCGCCGTAGTCATTGATTGCTGCGGTGTGAAGTCTGCTGTTTGCAGAGAAATCCAGCCCATCGCGGATGAAAAGGGATTTGTCTATGTAGGGGGGCATCCTATGGCCGGAATTGAATATTCAGGATTTGAGCATTCTCAGAAGAACCTGTTCAAGCATGCCTCAATGATTCTTACACCACAGAGGGATATGAGTATACAGGATATGGATCAGCTGAAGAGGTTTTGGATGTCGCTTGGATTCAACCATGTAGAGATATCAACGCCGGAAGAGCATGATCAAATCATTGCGTTTACTTCGCAGCTGGCTCATGTTGTTTCCAGTGCTTATGTAAAGAGTCCCACATCGATTCGTCATAAGGGTTTTTCTGCAGGAAGTTATAAAGATCTGAGCCGGGTAGCCAAGCTTAACGAGAACATGTGGACAGAGCTATTCCTTTTAAATCGTGAAAATCTTGCTGAGGAGATCAATGGAATGATCGAACGCCTGCAGGAATATCGGGATGCAATTCAGGCGGGAAATGAAAAGGATCTTTGGGATCTGCTCCATGAAGGAACAGAACGCAAGATCCTGATCGATGGATGA
- a CDS encoding ferredoxin yields the protein MIKKASEINETTPWQEMTLGGEIYEGGTSALFNTGDWRTMIPVYHPENCKHCMLCVPYCPDSSIPVVEGKREDFDFMHCKGCGICAKVCPFKAISLEKVGA from the coding sequence ATGATCAAGAAAGCTTCAGAAATTAATGAAACCACCCCATGGCAGGAGATGACTCTGGGAGGAGAAATCTATGAAGGCGGAACCTCCGCTTTGTTTAACACCGGTGACTGGAGAACGATGATTCCGGTCTACCATCCGGAAAATTGCAAGCATTGCATGCTTTGCGTACCCTACTGTCCCGATAGCTCCATACCGGTTGTGGAGGGCAAGCGGGAAGATTTTGATTTTATGCATTGTAAGGGCTGTGGTATTTGTGCTAAGGTCTGTCCCTTCAAGGCAATCTCCTTAGAAAAGGTAGGTGCGTGA
- a CDS encoding DUF47 family protein, with product MAIKKDDNYFGTFVELVNYSCQAANLLSEIMHNFNPDELEEKMKEMHNIEHAGDVERHIMMKKLAKEFITPIEREDIVAMADAIDNVTDAIEDVLMRMYMFNIKTMREDSLKMAEIIVKCCEALREALVEFHNFRKSHTLHGLIVEINRMEEEGDQLFTKATRNLYVQGKDPLEVYGWGRTLHYMEICCDACEDVADVIESVMMKNS from the coding sequence ATGGCGATAAAGAAAGATGATAATTACTTCGGCACGTTTGTGGAGCTAGTGAATTATTCCTGCCAGGCAGCGAATTTGCTCAGTGAGATAATGCACAACTTCAATCCGGATGAGCTGGAAGAAAAGATGAAGGAGATGCATAATATCGAGCATGCCGGCGATGTAGAACGGCATATCATGATGAAAAAGCTGGCTAAGGAATTCATCACCCCCATCGAAAGAGAAGACATCGTTGCCATGGCTGATGCCATAGACAACGTAACCGATGCCATCGAAGACGTACTGATGCGTATGTACATGTTCAATATCAAAACCATGCGAGAGGATTCCTTAAAAATGGCTGAAATCATTGTAAAGTGCTGTGAGGCACTCCGGGAAGCTCTTGTTGAATTCCATAATTTCAGAAAATCCCACACGTTGCACGGCTTGATTGTAGAAATTAACCGTATGGAAGAAGAGGGCGATCAACTGTTTACAAAGGCTACCCGCAACCTCTATGTGCAGGGCAAAGATCCGCTGGAAGTTTATGGCTGGGGCAGAACACTGCACTATATGGAAATTTGCTGCGATGCCTGCGAAGACGTTGCCGATGTAATTGAAAGCGTAATGATGAAGAACTCGTAA
- a CDS encoding inorganic phosphate transporter codes for MTVLLVDFIDQLFTNPALVVTTILTLGVILVNGWTDAPNAIATCVSTRSMGPKAAILMAAVFNFFGVFIMTIFNATVAQTIYNMVDFGGNSGDALVALCAAMFAIVLWATAAWWFGIPTSESHALIAGISGAAIALQGGMSGINPGEWVKVIYGLVLSTCMGFGAGWIVVKAIEKIFARADRRKTYFVFKNAQVAGAAGMAFMHGAQDGQKFMGVFLLGIFLSQGNSNVTEFQIPIWLMVLCSVIMALGTSIGGYRIIKSVGMDMVKLEKHQGFSADLAAVLCLFTASIFGLPVSTTHTKTTSIMGVGAAKRLSSVNWGVVREMVSAWILTFPGCGLIGFLMTWLFMKIF; via the coding sequence ATGACAGTTTTACTTGTTGATTTTATCGACCAATTATTTACGAATCCGGCTCTTGTGGTTACTACCATACTGACATTGGGCGTTATTCTGGTCAATGGATGGACCGATGCACCAAATGCCATCGCTACGTGTGTTTCCACACGTTCCATGGGACCCAAGGCCGCAATTCTGATGGCGGCGGTATTCAACTTCTTTGGCGTATTTATTATGACAATATTCAATGCTACAGTAGCGCAGACCATTTATAACATGGTAGACTTCGGAGGAAATTCCGGGGATGCGCTGGTTGCTCTTTGTGCAGCGATGTTTGCTATCGTGCTTTGGGCAACGGCAGCCTGGTGGTTCGGAATTCCGACCAGCGAAAGCCATGCGCTGATTGCAGGAATTTCGGGAGCGGCCATTGCATTGCAGGGCGGTATGTCCGGCATCAACCCTGGTGAATGGGTTAAGGTTATTTATGGGCTGGTTCTTTCGACTTGCATGGGCTTCGGCGCGGGATGGATCGTTGTGAAGGCCATCGAGAAAATCTTTGCCAGAGCAGACAGAAGGAAGACCTATTTTGTTTTCAAAAATGCACAGGTTGCGGGAGCCGCCGGTATGGCGTTCATGCACGGTGCGCAGGATGGCCAAAAGTTTATGGGTGTATTCCTGCTTGGTATCTTCTTGTCTCAGGGAAATAGCAATGTAACGGAATTTCAAATTCCGATCTGGCTGATGGTTCTTTGCTCTGTGATTATGGCACTGGGTACTTCTATCGGAGGATACCGCATTATCAAGTCTGTCGGAATGGATATGGTAAAGCTTGAGAAGCATCAGGGATTTTCCGCGGATTTGGCTGCGGTGCTTTGCTTGTTCACAGCTTCGATTTTCGGCCTGCCGGTGAGCACAACCCATACAAAAACCACTTCTATTATGGGAGTTGGAGCCGCGAAGAGGCTTTCTTCCGTAAACTGGGGTGTCGTCAGAGAAATGGTATCCGCATGGATCCTGACCTTTCCGGGCTGCGGCCTCATTGGTTTTCTGATGACCTGGCTGTTTATGAAGATATTTTAA
- a CDS encoding pyruvate ferredoxin oxidoreductase (catalyzes the formation of acetyl-CoA from pyruvate and coenzyme A): MAYSLKQQVSKPERFAGGHRLCAGCGAGLAVRGVLRALKPEDKAVITNATSCLEVSSYLYPYTAWQDSYIHSAFENAGATAGGVEAAYRVLKKKGKINDTFKFIAFGGDGGTYDIGLQSLSGAMERGHDMVYVCYDNEAYMNTGIQRSSSTPRFTDATTTPVGKVIPGKPQNKKDLTAILAAHNIPYVAQTTFIGNFKDFHEKAEKALYTEGPAFLNVMSPCPRGWRYEAEDLAEICKLAVDTCVWPLFEVESGVWKLNYEPKKKLPVEDYLKKQGRFKHMFKAGNEWMIEEAQQFVDEKWESLLARCK; encoded by the coding sequence ATGGCATACAGCTTAAAACAACAGGTGAGCAAACCGGAACGCTTTGCCGGAGGACATCGTCTTTGCGCAGGCTGCGGCGCTGGTCTTGCCGTTCGCGGTGTGCTGAGAGCCTTAAAGCCGGAGGACAAAGCGGTCATTACCAATGCAACCAGCTGCCTGGAGGTGTCTTCCTACCTGTATCCCTATACGGCATGGCAGGACAGCTATATCCACAGCGCCTTCGAAAATGCAGGTGCGACAGCCGGCGGCGTGGAAGCTGCGTACCGGGTTCTTAAAAAGAAGGGAAAGATCAATGACACCTTTAAATTCATTGCCTTTGGCGGTGACGGCGGTACCTATGACATCGGGCTTCAATCCCTTTCGGGCGCAATGGAGCGGGGACACGATATGGTATACGTGTGCTATGACAATGAAGCATATATGAATACCGGTATCCAGAGATCTTCCTCTACACCAAGGTTTACGGATGCCACGACTACGCCTGTTGGAAAAGTAATTCCGGGCAAGCCTCAAAATAAGAAAGACCTGACGGCAATTCTGGCAGCCCATAATATCCCCTATGTTGCACAGACCACATTCATCGGAAACTTCAAGGATTTCCATGAAAAGGCGGAGAAAGCCCTCTATACGGAAGGACCCGCATTCCTAAATGTAATGTCTCCTTGTCCGCGGGGGTGGAGATACGAGGCCGAGGATTTGGCAGAGATCTGCAAGCTGGCGGTGGATACCTGTGTTTGGCCGCTCTTTGAAGTGGAATCCGGTGTATGGAAGCTGAATTACGAGCCGAAGAAGAAGCTTCCTGTGGAGGACTATCTGAAAAAGCAGGGTCGTTTCAAGCATATGTTCAAGGCCGGTAATGAGTGGATGATTGAGGAAGCTCAGCAGTTTGTCGATGAAAAATGGGAAAGTTTGCTGGCAAGATGCAAGTAG
- a CDS encoding sugar kinase — protein MPSFECCRLLNKESEIMKSFDVVCIGVVLLDLPVGPVDEHFFYHETTMVDRIRLTTGGDAFNEAVILSRLGKKTALIGHIGKDMAGEMIVKRCAEEGIHYEGMLIDPEAETRINIAMIDQDGQRRFLKTQTKVSGSFLPEEIDFSLIKSSRAVSLASIFSSKLRNMDTILQIVQTAREHQTVTFADMVPMTGGEGLKDIEKILPYIDYFLPNLEEARLLTGKNTPDEMADCLLQNGVGNVMIKLGKDGCLIKSEKERYRLLAYPAQVIDTTGAGDNFAAAFIASALDGKSLRDCGSFAAAAAAISTEAAGAVEAVKNKQQIEAYQAENREIYS, from the coding sequence ATGCCAAGTTTTGAGTGTTGCAGACTACTCAATAAGGAGTCAGAAATTATGAAAAGCTTTGATGTAGTTTGTATCGGAGTTGTGTTGCTTGACCTTCCAGTCGGTCCTGTTGATGAGCATTTTTTTTACCATGAAACCACGATGGTTGACAGGATTCGGCTGACCACAGGCGGCGATGCGTTCAACGAAGCTGTGATCTTATCCCGGCTCGGAAAAAAGACAGCACTCATAGGTCACATCGGCAAGGATATGGCCGGCGAAATGATTGTTAAGCGCTGCGCCGAAGAAGGAATTCACTATGAAGGCATGCTCATCGATCCAGAGGCGGAAACAAGAATTAATATCGCGATGATTGATCAGGATGGTCAGAGAAGGTTCCTGAAAACTCAGACAAAGGTTTCCGGAAGCTTTCTTCCGGAGGAGATCGATTTTTCGCTGATTAAAAGTTCAAGAGCAGTGTCGCTGGCAAGCATCTTTTCCAGCAAGCTGAGAAATATGGATACAATATTACAAATTGTACAGACTGCGAGAGAACATCAAACCGTAACGTTTGCTGATATGGTTCCTATGACAGGTGGGGAAGGTTTGAAGGATATTGAAAAGATCCTTCCTTATATCGATTACTTTCTGCCAAATCTGGAGGAAGCAAGGTTGCTGACGGGTAAAAACACCCCGGATGAAATGGCAGATTGCCTTCTTCAAAATGGTGTGGGGAATGTGATGATTAAGCTGGGAAAAGATGGATGTTTGATCAAAAGCGAAAAAGAACGATATCGCCTCCTTGCTTATCCAGCGCAAGTGATTGATACCACGGGGGCGGGAGATAACTTTGCTGCAGCCTTCATCGCGTCAGCTTTGGATGGGAAAAGCCTTCGTGATTGCGGCAGTTTCGCTGCGGCTGCGGCTGCAATCTCTACAGAAGCTGCAGGTGCTGTGGAGGCCGTAAAAAATAAGCAGCAGATCGAAGCATATCAGGCCGAGAATAGGGAAATCTATTCATGA
- the aroF gene encoding 3-deoxy-7-phosphoheptulonate synthase: MIVVLKDNPNQKQLDNLVQWLKSMNIDIHFSQGKNTTILGLIGDTSIVDIDLISALDIVESVKRITEPYKNANRKFHPQDTVVDVNGVKVGGGNFQIIAGPCSVESLDQICSVAESVKASGAGMLRGGAFKPRTSPYAFQGMRDKGIDLLLEAKKATGLPIVSEIMDLSQMPLFEEVDVIQVGARNMQNFELLKELGKTTKPILLKRGLSSTLQELLMSAEYIMAGGNGRVILCERGIRTFETTTRNTLDLSAVPLLKTMTHLPIVVDPSHATGLSKLVKPMAMAAVACGADGLLIEVHNDPIHALCDGQQSLTPEAFTDLVKSVQNILPFAFHGAH, encoded by the coding sequence ATGATTGTAGTGTTAAAAGATAATCCGAATCAAAAGCAACTGGACAATCTGGTTCAGTGGCTGAAAAGTATGAATATTGATATTCATTTTTCACAGGGAAAAAATACGACTATATTGGGTCTCATCGGAGATACCTCTATCGTGGATATTGACCTGATTTCCGCGCTTGATATTGTAGAATCTGTTAAGCGTATCACTGAACCTTACAAGAATGCAAATCGGAAATTCCATCCCCAGGATACCGTGGTTGATGTAAACGGCGTGAAAGTTGGAGGAGGAAATTTCCAAATTATCGCAGGGCCATGCTCCGTTGAATCTCTCGATCAGATTTGCAGCGTTGCAGAAAGTGTGAAAGCCTCGGGAGCTGGAATGCTGCGAGGAGGCGCATTTAAGCCAAGAACCTCCCCATACGCGTTCCAGGGGATGAGAGATAAAGGGATCGACCTTTTGCTGGAAGCAAAGAAGGCCACTGGTCTTCCTATCGTTTCGGAAATCATGGATCTATCACAGATGCCATTGTTTGAAGAGGTGGATGTAATTCAGGTGGGAGCCAGAAATATGCAGAATTTTGAGCTTTTGAAGGAGCTGGGGAAAACAACCAAGCCAATTCTTCTGAAGAGGGGACTTTCCAGTACCCTTCAGGAACTTCTCATGAGTGCAGAATATATCATGGCCGGAGGCAATGGACGAGTAATCCTCTGCGAGCGAGGGATCCGAACCTTCGAAACCACGACGAGAAACACGCTGGATCTTTCCGCTGTACCGCTTTTGAAAACCATGACCCATCTGCCGATTGTTGTCGATCCCAGCCATGCTACAGGACTTTCAAAGCTTGTGAAGCCCATGGCGATGGCAGCAGTTGCCTGCGGAGCGGATGGCTTGCTCATAGAGGTTCATAATGATCCGATCCACGCGCTTTGCGACGGACAGCAGTCTCTGACGCCGGAGGCTTTTACGGATCTGGTTAAGAGTGTACAGAATATCCTGCCTTTTGCATTTCATGGCGCGCACTAA
- a CDS encoding pyruvate synthase, which produces MKDIVEIRWHGRGGQGAKTACLLLADVAFSSGKYVQGFPEYGPERMGAPITAYNRISKERCTVHSNIYQPDYVIVVDETLLTAVDVTKGLKENGAIIINSEKSPSELRPLLRGYQGQVYTIDARKISEETLGRYFPNTPMLAAAVKVSNVVDADHFIKDMEESFRHKFGARTSVIEGNMKALKKSLEEVCCG; this is translated from the coding sequence GTGAAAGATATTGTAGAAATTCGTTGGCACGGCAGGGGAGGCCAAGGGGCTAAAACCGCTTGCCTGCTTCTTGCTGATGTAGCCTTCAGTTCCGGAAAGTATGTTCAGGGTTTTCCGGAATATGGTCCGGAGAGAATGGGAGCACCCATTACAGCATATAACAGGATCAGCAAAGAACGCTGTACGGTTCATTCCAACATCTATCAGCCCGACTATGTCATCGTGGTGGATGAAACGCTTTTGACCGCTGTAGATGTGACAAAAGGCCTGAAGGAAAACGGCGCCATCATCATCAACAGTGAAAAGAGCCCAAGTGAGCTAAGACCTTTACTCAGAGGATATCAAGGACAGGTCTATACCATTGATGCAAGAAAGATCTCCGAGGAAACCCTCGGCAGATATTTTCCAAACACGCCCATGCTTGCAGCTGCCGTCAAGGTGAGCAATGTCGTGGATGCAGATCACTTTATCAAGGACATGGAAGAATCTTTCCGTCACAAATTTGGAGCAAGAACCAGCGTCATTGAAGGGAATATGAAGGCATTAAAAAAATCACTGGAGGAGGTATGCTGCGGATGA
- a CDS encoding acyl-CoA thioesterase yields MDKRTKIVMSQVMLPSQANVAGNVHGGEIMKLMDTAAGAVAKKYARGNVVTARVDELQFHLPVFVGAMVTMTAIIAYVGRTSMEVVVTVDVEDLESDTEPIRALSSYFTMVALDKAGKPRPLPPLLLETEEEKELYEEAKRKREGLRCK; encoded by the coding sequence ATGGATAAACGAACGAAAATTGTGATGAGTCAGGTCATGCTTCCCAGCCAGGCCAACGTAGCCGGAAACGTCCATGGCGGTGAAATCATGAAGTTGATGGATACTGCGGCCGGCGCTGTCGCAAAAAAATATGCCAGGGGCAACGTGGTGACCGCCCGAGTGGACGAGCTGCAATTTCACCTTCCGGTATTTGTAGGCGCAATGGTTACAATGACAGCAATCATTGCCTATGTGGGCAGAACCTCAATGGAGGTTGTCGTTACCGTTGATGTTGAGGATCTGGAATCCGATACTGAACCCATCCGCGCCCTGTCCTCCTACTTTACCATGGTGGCTTTGGACAAGGCGGGCAAACCACGTCCCCTTCCTCCGCTGCTGCTTGAGACAGAAGAGGAAAAGGAACTTTATGAAGAAGCGAAACGCAAGCGGGAAGGCTTACGCTGCAAATGA
- the porA gene encoding pyruvate ferredoxin oxidoreductase: MARKDRMSGNEAVAFAMKQINPDVMGAFPITPSTEIPQYFSTYVANGEVDTEFVAVESEHSAMSTCMAAQAAGGRAITATSSAGMALMWEMLYVTSSARLPVTMALVNRALTGPININNDHSDSMGARDSGWIQLYAETNQEAYDNFVQAMPIGENKEVRLPVMVCQDGFITSHAVENIELLEDETVKKFVGEYEPEHYLLKKENPLAVGPYDISNYYMEHKKQQAEAMKHAKPVILEVARRFEEISGRSYGFFEAFEMEDAEVALVLIGSSAGTAKETVKQLRREGKKVGLVKVRVFRPFPMEELAEALKVVKAVAVMDKAESFSACGGPLFAEVRSALYDLENRPKAINYVYGLGGRDICVEDFAMIYDQLFEIGRTGVAGEIYRHFGQREQEV; this comes from the coding sequence ATGGCAAGAAAAGATAGAATGTCTGGTAATGAAGCTGTAGCATTTGCAATGAAACAGATCAATCCCGATGTGATGGGAGCGTTTCCTATCACACCATCCACGGAAATCCCTCAGTATTTCTCTACATACGTTGCAAACGGAGAAGTCGATACGGAGTTTGTAGCTGTTGAATCGGAGCACAGCGCCATGTCCACCTGTATGGCGGCTCAAGCCGCGGGCGGAAGAGCCATAACTGCAACCTCATCAGCGGGAATGGCGCTGATGTGGGAGATGCTGTATGTAACATCCTCAGCGAGGCTGCCTGTCACCATGGCACTAGTAAACAGAGCGCTGACTGGACCCATCAATATCAACAATGATCATTCGGACTCCATGGGTGCTAGAGACAGCGGGTGGATTCAGCTGTACGCTGAAACCAATCAGGAGGCCTACGACAACTTTGTACAGGCAATGCCCATCGGGGAAAACAAGGAAGTTCGCCTGCCGGTGATGGTATGTCAGGACGGTTTTATCACAAGTCATGCGGTGGAGAATATTGAGCTGCTGGAAGACGAAACGGTTAAGAAATTTGTTGGAGAATATGAACCGGAGCACTATCTGTTGAAGAAGGAAAACCCTCTTGCGGTAGGCCCCTATGACATCTCCAATTACTATATGGAACATAAAAAGCAGCAGGCAGAGGCAATGAAACATGCCAAGCCGGTTATTCTGGAGGTTGCCAGAAGGTTTGAAGAAATTTCGGGCAGGAGTTATGGCTTTTTCGAAGCCTTTGAAATGGAGGACGCGGAGGTTGCGCTGGTGCTCATAGGATCCAGTGCCGGGACTGCAAAAGAAACGGTAAAGCAGCTTCGAAGAGAAGGAAAAAAGGTGGGTCTTGTTAAGGTCAGAGTCTTCCGTCCCTTCCCGATGGAAGAGTTGGCAGAAGCTCTTAAAGTGGTAAAGGCTGTTGCTGTCATGGACAAAGCGGAGAGCTTTTCCGCTTGCGGCGGACCTCTTTTCGCAGAGGTTCGCTCCGCTCTGTATGATCTGGAAAACAGACCCAAGGCCATCAATTATGTATATGGACTGGGAGGCCGCGACATCTGCGTGGAAGATTTTGCAATGATCTATGACCAGCTGTTTGAAATCGGCAGGACCGGTGTTGCGGGAGAAATTTATCGTCATTTCGGTCAGAGAGAGCAGGAGGTGTAA